The Raphanus sativus cultivar WK10039 chromosome 2, ASM80110v3, whole genome shotgun sequence DNA segment atgtatTAAGTATCGATCAacagttaaacttatttttctatttgattttttaaaacaatatatataataatattactaaaatatatttacatatctaagagAAAACCAATCTAAATGAAAATcacaaattattcaaaacattaatcaatttataacaaaaatattcatGGTTGAATTCAAAGAATTTgatgttatataatataataaagtaacaatcaaactaataatatattacatatctaaaatcatatgtctaactaaaataatataatattatttataaaaattatagaataattgaaattaaaattaaactattaataaattattacaatatatttactttataaatatttatatccgtgcatgagcacgggagaatcacctaATTTATTACTGTTTGAGATCACAACTATATAAATAGAGAACCAAGCTTAAGATTATTGTATTCGGaacaaaaatcataaagaaaaagaaagatcaaagaaatagagttttaataataaaagtgaaaacCCTATTCAAAACTCCAACAGTTGATTGCAGTGAAATCTTAGTTTCTCATTGCtatattagaaattttttttacagGAATGATGCATCTTATACAATCAATAAAGCTAGCAAAAATGCAAAATTTTAGGGGCCAAAACggcaaaaagaaaacagatttttttttacaaagatTCAAAGGAAATAACATACACTAGGGTGTACATTTTAGTATTGCGTACgggtatatattatatacactcCGAGTTTCTAGTGGCCTGGTGCCTTCGTCAGTGGGCTGCTACATGCTTTAGGACACTGTTTCCCCACCAGCTTCGGGGATATGTTACAGCACTGGAACGTTGCTGGACCGTCTTTTCCAGTATATTTAATATCAATGTCGCCGATCTCCACGTTCTTACACGGAAATGCCTTGCTGCACAATAGCTTAACTGCGTCTTTGTTCCCTGAGGTTCCTCTGATATTCTTGAACTTTATGTCGACCAGCTTGATAGTTGATGGTTTCTACAGACAAaacaattgaaaaatattaatcattggactatatatatatgatcgtttatattttattgaaaagtaCTCTTTTGTACTCACATTCTTGTTGCATCGGTTCCATGGGCAGTACTCTTGGTCGATGAGGATAGGGTTGCTAACGTTGTGGAGCATAATATTCTCGAAACTGATACCAGAGGCGGTCGTGGAGCAAGCTGCAGAGGGCCATGTCTTGATCCTCACACCATTATCAGTATTTCTGAGGGTGCAGTTCACGACCCTGATGCCAGTGACGTCTTCCTCGTGCCCGTATAATCCAAGGCTTCCAATACTGATCCCGTGTCCCGGACCGCATGAGACTCCTTCGACAAGAAGGTTTTTCATCCCGTCCCCGACAGAGATGCAGTCGTCTCCCGTTTTGATGTTGGTGTTGATGATCTTGATTCCGTCACTCCTTCCCACGTGGATTCCATCGGTGTTTGGACTCTCATCAGGGGCTATGATCCTGACGTCTTCGAATGTCAAGTTCTTTGCCCCGATCACGTTGATGTGGAAGTTCTTTGCGTCTAACGAGGTTATGTCTCTTACCTTGCCGTCAGTTATGTAATCAAACCTTATGCTCTGTTCACCAATGACAAAGCATCACCAAATTAACAATGCTATTTAGTTGAGTTATTATagataaaatagataaatagatAGACAACATACGATAGGGAGTCTTTTGCACTGAGTTAATGACGTCTTGTGACAATTATTAGCCCTCCATGAAGCGTTACCTTCACCATCAAAGATACCACCTCCGTTCAATCTGAAGTTAGTAATCCTGCGGAAAGCGATCCAATAGTCCTTCCCATTCACGTTCCCATCAGCTCTCACAGTGCCTTGAAGAACAATTACTATAGGGGCTTTGCATGGACCCATCATCTCTATTTCCCCAAGCCTGAATTCACCTTTTGGGATCAAAACGGTGCTCCTGTCCACGCACGCACATGCCTCCTTGAATAGTTTCGACAATTCCTGCATCCCAAAGATCTTAAGATTGCTTGGAGAACAAGAAAACTAATAGGTTAATGGGAAGATTAATAAAGGATTAGAAACTTACGCCGGTGATATCAGAACCTGGGCGAGCAGTGATTCTGAATTCTCTAGCATTTGCTGATAAAACCAGCAAACAAAAGACAAAGAA contains these protein-coding regions:
- the LOC108812932 gene encoding polygalacturonase-like, translated to MGVHFGVSTFFVFCLLVLSANAREFRITARPGSDITGELSKLFKEACACVDRSTVLIPKGEFRLGEIEMMGPCKAPIVIVLQGTVRADGNVNGKDYWIAFRRITNFRLNGGGIFDGEGNASWRANNCHKTSLTQCKRLPISIRFDYITDGKVRDITSLDAKNFHINVIGAKNLTFEDVRIIAPDESPNTDGIHVGRSDGIKIINTNIKTGDDCISVGDGMKNLLVEGVSCGPGHGISIGSLGLYGHEEDVTGIRVVNCTLRNTDNGVRIKTWPSAACSTTASGISFENIMLHNVSNPILIDQEYCPWNRCNKNKPSTIKLVDIKFKNIRGTSGNKDAVKLLCSKAFPCKNVEIGDIDIKYTGKDGPATFQCCNISPKLVGKQCPKACSSPLTKAPGH